Proteins found in one Thermodesulfobacteriota bacterium genomic segment:
- the queA gene encoding tRNA preQ1(34) S-adenosylmethionine ribosyltransferase-isomerase QueA, with the protein MFKLADYDYELPESLIAQHPAPQRDASRLLVLDRLNNRIEHRLFRDIASYLKEGDLLVINDTKVFPARLQGRATNDKTVEILLLSPPQPENGCPGQAKVMCLAKKSKTLRPGHEIHFGKSLHGVVLESAGAGQIRMALFWEGNIGDILAELGRTPLPPYIKRDGHPSPEDVRRYQTIFARKTGAVAAPTAGLHFTEKVLGEIKERGVNITAITLHVGYGTFAPVRVSNIRQHKMHAEYYEISDESARIIHETRAGGNSVVAVGTTTTRALESASDENGRIQNPQGLTDIFIYPGYKFKAIDHLLTNFHLPRSTLLMLVSALAGREKILRAYQEAVKKQYRFFSYGDAMLIF; encoded by the coding sequence GTGTTCAAGTTAGCTGATTATGATTATGAGCTTCCTGAATCCCTCATTGCCCAGCATCCAGCGCCACAAAGAGATGCCTCACGGCTTCTGGTCCTTGATCGCCTAAATAACCGGATAGAGCATCGCCTTTTTCGGGATATTGCATCTTACCTTAAGGAGGGAGACCTCCTGGTAATCAATGATACCAAGGTCTTCCCGGCCCGCCTGCAGGGAAGGGCCACAAACGATAAGACAGTCGAGATACTCCTTCTAAGCCCTCCGCAACCGGAAAATGGGTGTCCCGGCCAGGCCAAGGTAATGTGCCTGGCAAAGAAGAGCAAGACACTCAGGCCCGGCCATGAGATCCATTTTGGCAAATCTTTACATGGTGTGGTATTAGAATCGGCCGGGGCCGGTCAGATCAGGATGGCCCTTTTCTGGGAAGGGAATATCGGGGATATCCTGGCAGAACTCGGTAGAACGCCTCTTCCGCCCTACATTAAGAGGGATGGCCATCCCTCCCCGGAGGACGTCCGGCGTTATCAGACTATATTCGCCCGGAAGACAGGAGCTGTGGCTGCCCCTACGGCCGGCCTTCATTTTACGGAGAAGGTACTGGGGGAAATAAAGGAAAGGGGTGTCAACATAACCGCTATAACCCTGCACGTCGGCTATGGCACCTTCGCGCCGGTGCGGGTAAGCAATATCCGCCAACATAAGATGCATGCCGAATATTATGAGATCAGTGATGAATCAGCCCGCATTATTCATGAGACCAGGGCCGGGGGGAATTCTGTGGTGGCCGTCGGTACGACCACTACCAGGGCGCTGGAATCGGCCTCGGATGAGAACGGCCGGATACAAAACCCTCAGGGTCTAACCGATATTTTTATCTATCCCGGATACAAATTTAAGGCCATAGACCATCTCCTTACCAATTTCCATTTACCCCGCTCCACCTTACTCATGCTTGTGTCCGCCCTGGCCGGCCGTGAAAAAATATTGCGTGCTTACCAGGAAGCTGTTAAAAAGCAATATCGTTTCTTTAGTTATGGCGATGCCATGTTGATATTTTAG
- the rpsI gene encoding 30S ribosomal protein S9 → MAEKLYYATGKRKTAIARVWMRPGKGNMVINDSAPEEYFDGEVPVLILKKPLMLTETMGNLDISVNVAGGGKIAQAGAVRHGIAKALLEINPEYRATLKKAGLLTRDPRAKERKKYGQKGARARFQYSKR, encoded by the coding sequence ATGGCAGAAAAACTGTATTACGCAACAGGCAAACGAAAGACGGCCATAGCCAGGGTGTGGATGCGTCCCGGCAAGGGGAATATGGTTATTAACGACAGCGCCCCGGAAGAATATTTTGACGGGGAAGTGCCTGTACTCATCCTTAAAAAGCCGCTTATGCTTACGGAAACCATGGGTAATCTCGACATCTCGGTTAATGTCGCCGGTGGGGGGAAAATAGCGCAGGCTGGGGCTGTTCGGCATGGTATTGCCAAGGCGCTTCTGGAAATTAACCCTGAATACCGGGCGACGCTGAAAAAGGCCGGTTTGCTGACCAGGGATCCACGGGCTAAAGAGCGCAAAAAATATGGACAAAAGGGCGCCCGGGCGCGCTTCCAATATTCAAAGAGATGA
- the yajC gene encoding preprotein translocase subunit YajC translates to MIDTAYAMGTAPGGAGAQGGGFAAFIPLIIIFVIFYFLLIRPQQKKAKEHRKFLDNLKMGDNVLTVGGLHGTVTGLTDQVITLEIADKVRVKVARSYIAGASPTQREGAEKESK, encoded by the coding sequence ATGATTGACACAGCGTATGCCATGGGAACTGCACCGGGAGGAGCCGGCGCTCAAGGGGGAGGATTTGCCGCCTTTATCCCCCTTATTATCATCTTTGTTATCTTTTACTTTCTACTTATCAGGCCACAACAAAAAAAGGCCAAAGAGCATAGAAAGTTTTTAGATAATCTTAAAATGGGTGACAACGTCCTGACCGTAGGCGGCCTGCATGGGACCGTAACCGGCTTGACGGACCAGGTGATAACCCTGGAGATTGCAGATAAAGTAAGGGTTAAGGTCGCCCGGTCTTATATCGCCGGGGCCTCTCCAACCCAGAGAGAAGGCGCCGAAAAGGAATCTAAATAG
- the rplM gene encoding 50S ribosomal protein L13: protein MKTYSAKARDIKRKWCVVDATDKILGRLASNIAARLRGKHKPIFTSHVDTGDFIIVVNADKVRLTGKKWSDKLYHHHTGYIGGLKTASAEELLSKKPQELIRHAVRGMLPKNSLGRTMLSKLKVYTGADHPHQAQQPEELSI, encoded by the coding sequence ATGAAAACTTATTCGGCGAAGGCCAGGGACATAAAAAGGAAGTGGTGTGTAGTTGACGCTACTGATAAGATTCTAGGCCGTTTGGCCAGTAACATAGCGGCCAGACTCCGCGGCAAACACAAGCCGATTTTCACGTCACATGTGGATACGGGTGATTTTATTATTGTTGTCAATGCCGACAAGGTGAGATTGACCGGTAAAAAATGGTCTGATAAGTTGTATCATCATCATACCGGTTATATAGGTGGATTGAAGACCGCCAGCGCCGAGGAACTATTAAGTAAAAAACCGCAAGAACTAATCCGGCATGCGGTTAGAGGTATGTTGCCCAAAAACAGCCTGGGTCGCACTATGCTCAGTAAGCTGAAGGTTTATACGGGGGCGGACCATCCTCATCAGGCGCAGCAGCCGGAAGAATTATCTATTTAA
- a CDS encoding type II toxin-antitoxin system RelE/ParE family toxin has protein sequence MIKAFACRDTEKLFNDQRVRRFQAFERQARKRLLVLHAAPSIEALMLNPGNKFHALSGSRKGQYAISINKQWRVCFEWQDGNAYHVEITDYH, from the coding sequence GTGATTAAAGCATTTGCCTGCCGAGATACTGAAAAACTATTTAATGATCAACGGGTACGCCGTTTCCAAGCCTTTGAAAGGCAGGCAAGAAAACGGCTCCTGGTTTTACATGCTGCTCCCAGCATAGAGGCGTTGATGCTTAACCCAGGAAATAAATTTCACGCTCTTTCCGGGAGTCGAAAAGGTCAATATGCTATCAGTATCAATAAGCAGTGGCGCGTATGTTTCGAATGGCAGGACGGCAATGCGTACCATGTTGAAATTACTGATTATCACTGA
- a CDS encoding homocysteine biosynthesis protein — protein sequence MSKYQVTKTIQEINAKIKQGKAVILTAEEMIPLVKKKGPVAAAKKVDVVTTGTFSPMCSSGAFLNFGQSVPTIKASRVWLNSVPAYGGLAAVDIYIGATEPAEDDPLNKVYPGEFRYGGGHVIQDLVAGRKVQLRAQAYGTDCYPSRKLEKEVTLRDLPNAILVSPRNCYQNYNCAVNLSDRTIYTYMGTLRPRAGNANYATAGQLSPLMNDPYYKTIGLGTRIFIGGAQGYIIGPGTQHNPDVPRTPGGVPKKAAGTLMVMGDLKEMNPRWLVGVSIQGYGCSLAVGIGVPVPILNEEIANYTGVSDEEIFTQVVDYGYDYPNGISKTYGEVSYAQLKSGSIVVNGKEVPAAPLSSYPRAREIAETLKRWIEEGKFLLGEPQNPIPGVHGK from the coding sequence ATGAGCAAATACCAGGTAACCAAGACCATCCAGGAAATAAACGCTAAGATCAAGCAGGGCAAAGCGGTAATTCTGACCGCAGAAGAGATGATCCCTCTGGTCAAAAAGAAGGGGCCGGTGGCCGCGGCTAAAAAGGTGGATGTAGTGACCACCGGAACATTCTCGCCGATGTGCTCTTCTGGCGCCTTCCTCAACTTTGGCCAGAGCGTTCCCACTATAAAAGCCTCCAGGGTCTGGCTGAATAGCGTCCCGGCCTATGGCGGCCTGGCGGCGGTAGATATCTATATCGGGGCTACAGAGCCGGCCGAAGACGATCCCTTAAATAAGGTCTATCCGGGTGAATTCAGGTATGGAGGCGGCCATGTAATCCAGGACTTGGTAGCCGGCCGGAAAGTACAGTTGCGGGCCCAGGCCTATGGTACAGATTGCTATCCCTCCAGGAAGCTGGAAAAAGAGGTTACGCTTCGCGACTTACCAAATGCCATTCTCGTCAGTCCGCGAAACTGTTATCAGAACTATAATTGCGCCGTTAACCTATCCGATCGGACTATCTATACCTATATGGGCACTCTTCGGCCACGGGCCGGGAATGCCAATTACGCCACGGCCGGCCAGTTAAGTCCGCTAATGAACGACCCGTATTATAAGACTATCGGCCTGGGGACCAGGATATTTATAGGCGGCGCACAGGGTTACATCATTGGCCCGGGGACTCAGCATAACCCGGATGTGCCCCGCACGCCGGGCGGTGTTCCCAAAAAGGCCGCGGGAACGCTTATGGTCATGGGCGACTTAAAGGAGATGAACCCGCGCTGGCTGGTCGGGGTCAGCATACAGGGTTATGGCTGCTCCTTAGCCGTAGGCATTGGCGTGCCGGTTCCCATACTAAACGAAGAGATAGCAAATTATACCGGCGTTTCGGATGAGGAAATTTTTACTCAAGTTGTCGATTATGGATATGACTACCCAAACGGCATTTCAAAGACCTATGGTGAGGTCAGTTATGCCCAGCTTAAAAGCGGCTCGATTGTTGTAAACGGAAAGGAAGTGCCTGCCGCCCCGTTGTCGAGTTATCCACGGGCCAGGGAGATTGCCGAGACACTCAAGCGCTGGATAGAAGAAGGAAAATTTTTACTTGGAGAGCCGCAAAACCCCATCCCCGGTGTGCATGGAAAATAA
- the acs gene encoding acetate--CoA ligase produces the protein MKQEKIFAPPVEFRQKARLRSLEDYKEMYGRSLRDPEGFWSEMAEDLAWFRKWDKAFEADFNEPRVSWFIGGKLNASYNCLDRHLNSSRRNKAALIYEGERGREQTLTYQHLHYLVCKFANVLKKKGIKKGDRIAIYLPMIPELPISMLAASRIGAIHTVIFAGFSAESLRDRINDEQAKLLITADGSFRGEKVIGLKKNADAALAECPEVESCIVCRRAGIPIDMVPGRDSLWDDEMTAPDISPVCKPEIMDAEDPLFILYTSGSTGKPKGVLHTTGGYLLYALETLKWIFDVREEDTFWCTADIGWITGHSYIVYGPLAAGATSVLFEGTPVYPAPDRLWGVVEKYKVSIFYTAPTVIRALAREGESWPEQHDLSSLRLLGSVGEVINPEAWLWYHRVIGQGRCPIVDTWWQTETGGALISPFPGATPLKPGSAVFPFFGVDAAVIDTDGRECPANKDGFLVIKKSWPGMMHTVYGHPERFKETYFSQFPGVYFTGDGARRDEDGYFWITGRIDDVINVSGHRLGTAEIESALVSCPDVAEAAVVGYPHEIKGQAIYAFVILKKGITRRENLQSELIKHVRKKIGPIAAPEKIRFVDALPKTRSGKIMRRILKNIAQGKFDQLGDTSTLADPSAIEELIKNPAG, from the coding sequence ATGAAGCAAGAAAAGATTTTTGCCCCCCCGGTTGAATTCAGGCAAAAGGCGCGCCTAAGGAGTCTGGAAGACTACAAAGAGATGTACGGGCGTTCCCTGCGCGACCCGGAAGGCTTCTGGAGCGAGATGGCAGAAGATCTTGCCTGGTTCAGAAAGTGGGACAAGGCCTTTGAGGCCGATTTTAACGAACCCAGGGTAAGCTGGTTTATCGGCGGCAAGCTGAATGCCTCCTATAACTGCCTGGACCGGCACTTAAACTCATCCCGAAGAAATAAGGCGGCCCTCATCTATGAAGGAGAACGGGGACGGGAGCAGACCCTTACTTACCAGCATCTTCATTACCTGGTCTGTAAGTTTGCCAATGTCCTGAAAAAGAAAGGCATCAAAAAGGGTGACCGCATTGCCATCTACCTGCCCATGATACCGGAACTGCCCATCAGTATGCTGGCCGCCAGCCGCATTGGCGCTATCCATACGGTCATCTTTGCCGGATTTAGCGCCGAATCCTTACGCGACCGCATCAATGACGAACAGGCTAAGCTGCTCATTACGGCAGACGGCTCTTTCCGGGGAGAAAAGGTAATAGGACTAAAAAAGAATGCAGACGCGGCCTTGGCCGAATGTCCTGAGGTAGAATCCTGTATTGTCTGCAGGAGGGCGGGCATCCCCATAGACATGGTTCCAGGCCGGGATAGTCTATGGGATGACGAGATGACAGCGCCGGATATTTCTCCTGTATGCAAACCCGAGATAATGGATGCAGAGGACCCGCTTTTCATACTTTACACATCAGGGAGCACCGGTAAACCTAAGGGGGTGCTGCATACTACAGGCGGCTATCTGCTTTATGCGCTTGAGACCTTGAAGTGGATTTTTGATGTTCGTGAAGAAGATACCTTCTGGTGTACAGCGGATATCGGATGGATCACCGGCCATAGTTATATCGTTTATGGACCTCTGGCTGCCGGGGCCACCAGTGTTTTATTCGAAGGGACACCTGTCTATCCGGCCCCCGATCGCCTGTGGGGGGTAGTGGAAAAATATAAAGTCAGTATTTTCTATACCGCGCCCACGGTTATCCGGGCCCTGGCCAGAGAGGGAGAATCATGGCCTGAGCAGCATGATCTAAGCAGTCTGCGTCTCCTGGGGAGTGTAGGCGAGGTTATCAATCCGGAAGCCTGGCTCTGGTACCATCGGGTCATCGGCCAGGGGCGCTGCCCCATAGTGGACACCTGGTGGCAAACCGAGACCGGCGGGGCCTTGATCTCGCCTTTCCCCGGGGCTACGCCTCTTAAGCCCGGATCAGCCGTCTTTCCCTTTTTTGGGGTGGATGCCGCGGTAATTGATACGGACGGCCGGGAATGTCCGGCAAACAAAGACGGGTTCCTCGTTATCAAAAAAAGCTGGCCGGGTATGATGCACACCGTCTATGGCCACCCGGAGCGATTCAAGGAGACATATTTTTCCCAGTTTCCGGGCGTATATTTCACCGGCGATGGGGCCAGACGGGACGAAGACGGATATTTCTGGATTACCGGCCGCATCGATGATGTCATTAATGTCTCCGGCCACAGGCTGGGCACTGCCGAGATTGAAAGCGCCTTAGTCTCTTGCCCGGATGTGGCGGAGGCAGCGGTGGTGGGATACCCGCATGAGATAAAAGGTCAGGCTATATATGCCTTTGTCATCTTAAAAAAAGGAATAACCCGGAGAGAAAATCTCCAAAGCGAGCTGATAAAACACGTGCGTAAAAAGATCGGCCCGATAGCCGCTCCAGAAAAAATACGGTTTGTCGATGCGCTGCCCAAGACCCGGAGCGGGAAAATTATGCGCCGGATTTTAAAAAATATTGCCCAGGGCAAATTCGACCAATTGGGAGACACCAGCACCCTGGCCGATCCATCGGCTATTGAAGAACTTATTAAAAACCCGGCCGGATAG
- a CDS encoding zinc dependent phospholipase C family protein: MKIYLARITYLLFAFVFLCPGLALAWGPAMHLYLGNTLLSGAAILLPSVCSLLKRFSQQFLYGSISADFFVGKGYRANGGKYHNWETGMLIRDGAETDEERAFAAGFFAHLAADTVAHGYFIPHLAGCTPLPTRVNHLYWEWLADCSISCRKYNLFIKSACQYRRKGQSAFTKMDDYLCSVLDLDRGLYLSRKSLYLYPIRLMTKSSPLNTLSGRHKALLDDTVPSYALSSLKVMADVLTCHEDSPVLSMSPNCKHSTGSYLPKGRKNSVQVS, from the coding sequence ATGAAGATATACTTAGCCAGAATAACCTATTTACTATTTGCATTTGTGTTCCTGTGCCCAGGCTTGGCCCTGGCCTGGGGGCCGGCCATGCATCTTTATCTTGGTAACACATTGTTATCCGGGGCGGCCATCCTTCTGCCATCCGTGTGCTCCTTGCTGAAGAGGTTTTCTCAGCAGTTTCTCTATGGATCAATAAGCGCTGATTTTTTCGTAGGAAAAGGCTATAGAGCCAATGGCGGAAAATACCACAACTGGGAAACCGGTATGCTCATCCGGGATGGGGCAGAGACAGATGAGGAGCGCGCCTTTGCGGCCGGATTTTTTGCCCACTTAGCTGCCGACACCGTGGCGCACGGGTATTTCATCCCCCATCTCGCGGGATGCACTCCCTTGCCGACCAGAGTAAACCATCTTTACTGGGAATGGTTGGCTGACTGCTCTATTAGTTGCCGGAAATATAATTTATTTATTAAATCTGCGTGCCAATACCGGAGAAAAGGGCAGTCTGCCTTTACTAAGATGGATGATTATCTTTGCAGTGTCCTGGACCTGGACAGGGGCCTATATCTTTCCCGAAAATCTTTGTACCTTTATCCGATCCGGCTTATGACTAAGTCATCACCTTTAAACACCCTGTCCGGAAGACATAAGGCGCTGCTTGATGATACAGTTCCGTCCTATGCGTTGAGTTCGTTAAAGGTCATGGCCGATGTACTCACCTGCCATGAGGATTCTCCGGTTCTCTCCATGTCCCCGAATTGTAAGCATTCAACAGGAAGTTATCTGCCTAAGGGCCGTAAAAATAGTGTTCAAGTTAGCTGA
- the tgt gene encoding tRNA guanosine(34) transglycosylase Tgt yields MTNNCFTLKYKDKASSARQGEVATPHGAFQTPAFMPVGTQATVKALTPEELQSVGSEIVLANTYHLYLRPGHETIEKLGGLHKFMNWEGPILTDSGGFQIYSLSKLCKTSEEGVNFRSHLSGSPIFLSPEEAIAIQKALGTDIIMCLDTCIPYPCPYQETREATRLTSRWAGRCKEAKETNHQLLFGIIQGGMYGDLRMMSAEEILEIGFDGYALGGLSVGEPKDLMLQMAEKTIPLIPENYPRYIMGVGTPEDIIECVWRGVDMFDCVLPTRNARNGMLFTSSGPVVIKNSRYKDDEAPLDENCGCYTCRHYSRAYLRHLYVSRELLSYRLNTIHNLHYFLKLMAGIREAIQKGEFAEYRRKFYKQKEENE; encoded by the coding sequence ATGACTAATAACTGTTTTACCCTTAAATACAAAGATAAGGCATCTTCTGCCCGGCAGGGAGAAGTAGCCACCCCTCACGGTGCCTTTCAGACGCCGGCATTCATGCCTGTGGGCACACAGGCCACGGTAAAGGCGTTAACCCCCGAAGAGCTGCAATCCGTCGGTTCAGAGATCGTTTTAGCCAACACGTATCATCTTTACCTGCGTCCAGGCCATGAGACTATTGAAAAACTGGGCGGCTTGCATAAATTCATGAACTGGGAAGGACCTATACTCACAGATAGCGGTGGATTCCAGATATACAGCCTGAGCAAACTTTGCAAGACCTCTGAAGAAGGGGTGAATTTCAGATCACACCTTAGCGGTTCCCCTATTTTTCTTTCGCCGGAAGAGGCCATAGCCATACAGAAGGCGCTGGGAACGGATATAATAATGTGCCTGGACACCTGTATCCCGTATCCCTGCCCTTACCAGGAGACCCGGGAGGCCACCAGGCTTACCTCACGCTGGGCCGGACGCTGCAAGGAGGCCAAAGAGACCAACCACCAGCTCCTCTTCGGGATTATACAGGGGGGCATGTACGGCGACCTGCGCATGATGAGCGCGGAAGAAATCCTGGAGATTGGTTTTGACGGCTATGCCCTGGGAGGATTGAGCGTAGGTGAACCCAAGGATTTGATGCTCCAGATGGCAGAAAAAACCATACCGCTTATCCCGGAAAATTATCCCCGTTACATCATGGGCGTGGGGACACCGGAAGATATCATAGAATGTGTGTGGCGCGGAGTGGACATGTTCGATTGTGTTCTGCCGACACGCAATGCGCGAAACGGCATGTTGTTTACCTCGTCCGGGCCCGTCGTCATAAAGAATAGCCGGTATAAGGATGACGAGGCCCCTCTTGATGAAAATTGCGGTTGTTATACCTGCCGCCACTACTCACGCGCCTATTTGCGGCATTTATATGTGTCCCGGGAATTGCTTTCTTACCGTTTGAACACCATACATAATCTCCATTATTTTCTGAAACTTATGGCCGGGATACGTGAGGCTATACAGAAAGGTGAATTCGCTGAATATCGCCGGAAATTCTATAAACAAAAGGAGGAAAATGAATGA
- the larE gene encoding ATP-dependent sacrificial sulfur transferase LarE has translation MENKLRCLRDILSKMGRVAIALSGGIDSAFLLRVAAEVIPGRILALTSVSIFLPEDDLEDAKKIARQTQTAQHLIDFDPLEIPCFAENPSERCYYCKKALCRLFLNHAGDQGITSLIDGTNADDLQDSRPGLKAAAELSVRSPLSEADLTKAEIRALSQQLGIPFWDKPSSPCLATRFPYGQPIVAEAVERVKRAEAYLKNLGYNPVRVRSYGDTARIETEAGQVGLFMEQDRAEHITERLQELGFTYVTLDMEGYKSKSPCKS, from the coding sequence ATGGAAAATAAGCTCAGATGCCTGCGGGATATATTGAGTAAAATGGGGAGGGTGGCTATTGCCCTTTCCGGGGGTATCGACAGCGCCTTTCTGCTCCGGGTGGCGGCCGAAGTAATCCCCGGCCGGATACTGGCCTTGACGTCCGTATCCATATTCCTGCCCGAAGATGACCTGGAAGATGCCAAAAAGATCGCCCGGCAGACCCAAACGGCGCAGCACCTTATCGACTTTGATCCCCTTGAAATCCCCTGCTTTGCCGAAAACCCGTCGGAACGGTGTTACTACTGCAAAAAGGCGCTTTGCCGCCTGTTTTTGAACCACGCCGGAGACCAAGGTATAACCAGCCTTATAGACGGAACCAACGCCGATGACTTACAGGACTCCCGGCCCGGTCTGAAGGCCGCGGCTGAACTCTCTGTACGCAGCCCGTTAAGTGAGGCTGATCTCACCAAGGCCGAGATACGGGCGTTAAGCCAACAACTGGGCATACCCTTTTGGGATAAGCCCTCCTCACCCTGCCTGGCCACGCGCTTTCCCTATGGCCAGCCGATTGTGGCTGAGGCCGTGGAGCGCGTAAAAAGGGCCGAAGCGTACCTGAAAAACCTGGGTTATAATCCGGTTCGGGTGCGGTCTTATGGGGACACGGCGCGTATTGAGACCGAAGCCGGGCAGGTCGGACTCTTTATGGAACAGGATCGCGCCGAGCACATTACGGAGCGCCTGCAGGAGTTGGGATTTACCTATGTCACGCTGGATATGGAAGGATATAAGTCAAAGAGTCCTTGCAAATCCTGA
- a CDS encoding LysM peptidoglycan-binding domain-containing protein, whose product MKRVSIRSLILFCALSLVAASTVGAETPSYTVQPGDTLWDITSRFFHDPWLWPNLWKNNPHITNPHLVFPGCRLRLSIEKEAPKQEFESSVPPPSIPHIETRSAESPEKSPVKTFTYLGMNTVGFISKAKLEEKGTIRDLPLFKELLNQGDVVYLTNDGDLLQKGSTWTVYRAPDMVYRPLTRERIGYYYLPLGKLEIIKAGNPATGQIISSHQAISVDDQIMSSEEMPTQIPLKCPSGPIAATIIKSEPLAERIAQDHIVYLDKGKKDGLEAGVCLEVFKTKEVAGTQQILSLGNILVLQTQEETSAALVIRSKEPFSIGEKVRTENP is encoded by the coding sequence GTGAAAAGAGTATCCATAAGGTCTTTAATCCTGTTTTGCGCGTTATCTTTAGTAGCCGCCTCTACAGTTGGCGCAGAAACGCCTAGTTACACGGTTCAGCCGGGCGATACCCTCTGGGATATCACCAGCCGGTTCTTCCATGACCCCTGGCTCTGGCCCAACCTATGGAAAAACAACCCCCACATTACCAATCCACATCTAGTCTTCCCGGGTTGTCGGCTGCGACTCTCTATAGAGAAAGAGGCCCCCAAACAAGAGTTCGAGTCTTCCGTACCGCCACCCTCTATACCCCATATAGAGACCAGATCCGCGGAATCGCCCGAAAAGTCACCGGTCAAGACCTTTACCTATTTAGGAATGAATACCGTGGGTTTTATCTCAAAAGCGAAGCTGGAAGAAAAAGGGACCATCCGGGATCTGCCCTTGTTCAAAGAGTTGCTGAACCAGGGTGACGTGGTATATCTCACCAATGACGGGGATCTGCTCCAGAAAGGAAGCACCTGGACTGTATATCGTGCCCCGGATATGGTGTACCGCCCTTTGACCCGGGAAAGAATAGGCTATTACTATCTGCCGCTAGGAAAGCTAGAAATCATTAAGGCCGGTAATCCGGCCACGGGTCAAATTATATCCTCGCATCAGGCCATCTCTGTTGATGACCAGATTATGTCTTCAGAAGAGATGCCCACCCAGATACCGTTAAAATGTCCCTCCGGCCCCATAGCCGCAACCATCATTAAGTCCGAGCCGCTGGCGGAAAGAATAGCCCAGGACCATATAGTTTATCTGGATAAGGGAAAGAAAGACGGTCTGGAGGCCGGGGTTTGTCTTGAGGTCTTCAAGACAAAAGAGGTCGCAGGCACCCAGCAAATTCTCTCCCTGGGAAATATCCTGGTGCTCCAAACGCAGGAAGAAACATCTGCCGCTCTGGTTATAAGATCGAAAGAGCCATTTTCGATCGGGGAAAAGGTTAGGACTGAAAATCCTTAA
- a CDS encoding HigA family addiction module antitoxin: MRKNNILEPINPGEILREDFLEPLGISINQLSRDLSVPPNRISEIVNGKRAITADTALRLQRYFGVEAQFWLNLQTEYDLRMMKRKIWADIEQRIIPAKHIGESIEQGA; this comes from the coding sequence ATGAGAAAAAACAATATTCTAGAGCCAATAAATCCAGGTGAGATTCTCCGCGAGGATTTTCTAGAGCCCTTGGGTATTAGCATAAACCAGCTTTCGCGTGATCTTTCGGTCCCCCCCAATAGGATAAGTGAAATTGTGAATGGAAAAAGGGCCATCACAGCTGACACAGCGTTGAGACTACAGCGGTATTTTGGGGTTGAAGCTCAGTTTTGGCTAAATCTGCAAACCGAATATGATTTGAGAATGATGAAGCGTAAAATTTGGGCCGATATTGAACAGAGGATTATCCCTGCTAAACATATTGGCGAAAGCATAGAACAAGGGGCCTGA